The Hippocampus zosterae strain Florida chromosome 19, ASM2543408v3, whole genome shotgun sequence region CCTAAAAGTGGGCGTTGACAATCCCACCTTTGAGGGGAAGGAAAATGCTACCAAAGATGCACATTCCCAGGTTCCTCTTGCCGGTGAGTTGACAGGAATGGATATCTCGGGGTCTTTCAAAGGGGCTCACAGATGAATGCGGAAGAACCGCTTTCAGGTTCCTTCttccattcaaattcaaactgaGCATATGTGTATAAAATGCGCCGTGTATAAAATGAGCCGAATGACATCGGAGGGCAGGTAAAATCGTCATCCGCGCAACACGTGTCCCGCGTGTCCGCCTCCATCAgagctggaggagctgctgcAGGCCGTCAAGTGGGCGCAGCAATGTCTGACCGACGCTCAGAGCCAGCAGGATGCCGAGCTGCTGCTCCAGCTGCTCGCCAAGGACGACTTCAAGTGCGCCTACAGCATCTACACCGTCGTGTCCCAAAAGATGAACCGAGTGACCCCCACCTCACCCCTCACGGTGCAAGCGCAGGAGCTATGCCTAGAGGTATGCCGTGTGCACAAACGCAACTCGCTCAGGCTGAAAGCAAAGCGGGCGGTAATAGACTTATGTCCACCAGGGCACAGTTGAGCgtgcgtttgttttctgtcacacAGAACCAGAGACGGGCGTTGTAACCCGCTTTGCTGTTACTTAGGTAAACAGGCCCACCGTTGGAGTTGCGTCAACTCGGTAATCAGaatgaggaggggggtgggggtagaaTAAGCCTTTATCACGTATGAAACAGGCAGCCTTGATGTGTGTAAAGTTCATTGAAAGGCCACCAAGCAGCACCGCCGCTATTCCAGTCTTGCCTTGAGACAACCCGACTGAGCCGGTCTATTTTGCTGTCAGACGTGGCAACGTGGAGTCCTCCCGTGTACGCAGTAAACCGGCGTGTGTGAGAGCGCACACCGGGCACAGATCCCGAAGCGTTTTAACAACCCCGAATAGCCGCGGGCGCGCCGCGGTGGACCCTGCCATTGGCTAAACTAATCTCTTAGCAAGCCCGCACGGTGCCGCGCAGTGcagcggggagcaggccggaaAAAGAAACTCCAGCGGCTTACTGTAGTGTGCTTGGAGGAGCGGCATGGCTGTGGGAGGGAGTGAGGGTGGGAGAAGTGCGTCACCTTCTTGGTGAGCTTGATTTGTGTCATGGACACAGCGGGCTGCTAACAACACACCAAGGACATTTTGTAAGACTCAAttccctgcttttttttaatccacaagcACAGTTTTATTAAAGCCAGTGACAAGCATTCCTATTCACATTCACTGTcactgagggttttttttccgtcagAAAAAAACGTCTATTCTCACCAAATTTTACATTCATTGAAATGATTCAAACTGGGGGCCGTGGGGAAACTTGTAGCTCTTCCCTTGGAATTTCAGCTAGATCTTGATGTGAACTTTCGTTGCTGCGTGTATTCAGGTCCAGAAGATCCTCCAGTCCAATCAACAGAGAGAAGGCTTGGAGCTCAGGGCTCTGTTGACCAATCCTCATCTCCAGGTCAGGTGCCTTGTGTCCGATTCACACCCGTCGACTTGGTGGCTCGCGATTTTGCTCCAGGGGTTCCCTTTGCGGTTGTGGAGTGTAGCGAACGTTAACAGCCTGTCGTGtcaattttgtcatttgttaacGGTTTAGTAAACACGGCGGGACACGTGCTCCAGTCTGCCACGGACACCCTCAATTTGAACATACGTGTGAacgtatttgattgacaggcgaAGGTGGAGGAGAGTTCCAGTGCATTCGGCATGACTTTGGGGACTTAATTGAAATATGTCGCTATTTTTGGTGCTCACATCTTAAATAGTTTTGCTGGCGTTAACTTGTCCCGAATGCATGAATGCATAGTCCAAGTACCCATCCTACAAAATCCCCATATTTTCTGGGAGAAACCAGCGACAATTGTCactctccccccaaaaatgcaaaactGAGAGGAGTTGGGGCAAAGACaaatggcatgactccttcttgtgacagcATCCAGGTCGGTCCCCATATGTGGCACTGGATTTTGTTTCTCTCATTTCAGCAAAAGCGTGATCGAACCGTACAGATGCATCCTTACTCTTTGCTTTGTGCGCACAGGCACTGATGCAAGCACATGACAGCTTAGCTGTGCAAGAAATGGCAGAGGACAACGTGATACAGTATTTTGGAGAAACTGTTAAAATGGTGCGGCTGCATAAGACCCGTGACACTCCGCTGGTGAGAGGCCGTCTATGTTCTTCAATGTTCAACTCAATAGGCAATAGTCAGTGGGAAAAAACGCAAACGGAGCGTAACCTCTTAAGCCACACGGAATACCTCGGTGGCTTTTGAGTGGAAAGGTTTCATGGCAGAGGAATCGCCTGCGCCCTTGAATATTATAAACGGTGTGTGCGTCTGCCTCTAGGGTGCGACTGTGCGGAACGACATGGACAGCGTGGTGGTGAGCCGCGTAGTGAAAGGCGGCACCGCAGAGCGCAGCGGCCTGCTCAACGAAGGGGACGAGATCCTGGAGATCAACGGCGTGTCCGTTCGCGGGAAGCACGTCAATGAAGTTCACGACTTGTTGGTGAGAACCGGGGTTGCAATTGTTGTCataaaagtgtgaaaaaaaaaaatgtttttccttttttttttttaaattcaattagtTTTAGGAGCAGGTTTgtccgttttttattttttggaggaaaatgctttgttcttagtttttattagttttagtgttagttttaaaaaaatatatttatcaagCGCAgaaatttaaaaggaaaaagaaaatcacagttGTTGCATGAGCACTCAGGTGAATGATGActtcatggtgttttttttttttttttttttactggacgTTCCTCTCTTCTCGTCTAGCAACAAATGCACGGCACTTTGACCTTCCTTCTCATCCCGAGCGCTCAGATTAAACCTGCCCTACACAGACAGACCGTGGTAAGTCTCTAAGGTGGACCTGCGTGGCCTgtctgcacgcacacacgtagcCAAGGGCAACAAAGCGCGTGTCCAAACGCTTCCGCCCCCTGTTCCACAGATGCACGTACGAGCTTACTTTGACTACGACCCCTCGGATGACCCTTTTGTGCCGTGTCGGGAGCTGGGCCTGGCTTTTCAGAAAGGAGATATTCTCCATGTAATAAGCCAGGACGACCCCAACTGGTGGCAGGCCTACAGGGACGGAGATGAAGAAAACCAGTTGCTGGCGGGACTCGTTCCAGGTTGGGCAAATCCTAAATacggatttttttgttgttgtttactttGATTTCCCTCgtatgacataaaaaaaatcatgactgcaCAAATATGCTAATCATCTCAGCATTATCGGGCAATTTCAAGTGAGACCCGTCATAACTGTCTGTTGTCTTCACTTTGCGGGAGCTGTGCCGCATTATGTCACGTCAACAACGACGgtctggatttttatttattttatttttagactaCGAGGAGTGAAAATAGGTCAGATGCATTTGAATGAGCCTTTTTGTTAAAACTAGATCCCTGTAATTCTTTAGTGTCCAACTGGTCAGCAATGGACCTAAGTGTGTGCAGATTTGTTAGAGTTGAACTTGGTGTTTTTGTATTCCGTCACTCTAAGACTTTTGGAAAAGACTTTGGGTGAATATGATGTTACCCTAGTCCCTTGAAGAGTTTTTTTCTGGTTGCAGGGGTTGTCATTGTGCCGTCGAATCTGGTAGCAGTATATAATATAGTGGAATACCAGCTTGAACCATGGCTCTTTGGTTGATACAGTCATGgtggcatgtttttttaattaaggcaATAATAATTGGAGGTTGGGTGGATTCAGCCAGACAGCTACAgaattaaaatgaatatttgTGCAGTTCAACCAGTGGTATGGAAATGCAAACCATATATTGTGGCAGGCAACCAACGCAGCAGCACTATCTGAGCCAAGCGCCACTCGTCTGGCAAATCCAGCAGATTAAATCAAACACCTGAGAATTATTTGAGATTACTCTTTGGCCCGAGGCCGAACCTGCTACAAAAGGAGTTTAAGCGGTGGAAATGGAAAGTGGGCCAActcaaactgaaaaacaaaaatggccgaGTTTGAAACAAAGCAAAGTGTCTTTGCGCACAACAGTCACGTCGTCGTGTTTTTCAGGAAAGTGCTTCCAGCAACAGAGAGAGACCTTGAAGAGAACACCGCCAGACCGGAGTAGGGAACAACAAGGTAAGAAGATCACGTTGCTCTGCACTTTGAAGCTTACACATGGGCAAGGCAGGATTTTGCCATTGCAAGTAACTGCTTCTTTTTCAGGGAAACGTTGGTAtgtgaagaaaaacaagaaaccGAAGAAGAAAAGCACATCTCCTCTGAGCAAAAACAccggtaaaaagaaaaagactgtCTTCCCTTCGCGCTCCACTCTCACCATCTTGTCTGTCAAACGTCGTCCGCTTAGATGCGTCACAAAACTCCTCTAGCGATGGCGCACATGACCCGACCTCTGCTTGGCCCAGATTAGTCTTCTCCTCACAGACGGGATCAGAGGCACCAAAAGGTCCCCAGCGGGGGCTTAAATCACTTGGAGGGACCCTGCCATGTGGTGCGCACCTTGCCACACAGACAAACACGAGCGACTCGCCTCGTGAGCTTTTGAGTCCCCAACTGGAGTTACGAAGTAGATCTGTGGCCAAAGCAGCCCATGACAAAAAGCAGCGACAATGGGCCTCATTCAAATTTATAAATCTCTTTGCTCCTTTTAAATTACCATCAAATTGTGGCATACTCTGGCATGTTTTCAttctatttattgttttatttgttttttaagggGCAGTCCACATTGATGAACACTGGTACAAAACCCGCCAGTTAGCTTAAAACTCATTTACATTCGTAGTCGTTGGACAGTTGACTAAAAAAGGagacaagatttaaaaaaagtctgagGCGCCTAAGTGCACATAGGAAAGTGCTTTCAGTATTTGTAGTCACTCAGGATTCAAATTTCAAAGACAATCCCCCAAAACCCAGATCCGTTGGTCCTCTCCTGCCACATAAACATGACAATGAAAATTTCTCCACAGAACCAGATGAAGTCCTGACCTATGAGGAGATGTCTCTCTATCACCAGCCTGCCAACCGCAAACGTCCCATCGCTCTGATCGCTCCGACAAACAGCGGCCACGACGAGCTGCGGCGCAGGCTGCTTGCTGTTGAACCGGACAAGTTTGCCGTCGCCGTCCCACGTAAGTTACCGaaattcactttaaaaaaaagagactgtAAACAGATTGTGATTTCATTGCAACTCTTCGGTCATGTAGACACGACCAGAAGCCCGAGGATACACGAGCGAAATGGGCGCGAGTACCACTTTGTCAGTCGACAAGGCTTTGAGGCCGACTTGTCCGCGGGGAAGTTCATCGAGTCCGGGGAGTACGAGAAGAACCTGTACGGAACCAGCACGGACTCTGTGCGACACGTGGTCAACTCTGGACGCATCTGCTTGCTCTGCCTGCACACCAGGGTACAGTAGCGTGCTTGTCTCgctatgtcaagtcaagtcaagtcaagtcaacagtatttatagagcactttcaaacagccatcgctgcatacaaagtgctgtacatggagcgatttaacatatacaataaacaaatGTCAGAATATATCGATCGTCGAGTCTAATTTGGGGCCAGCTGCGGCGCACGCACGACAAGTAGCGCCAGCCTTCCGATGCAGTACTTCAGAGTTTTGAGTCACAAACGAACCACTTAAGAATAGATTATTCTATCGATTACGCAGGTAAATTAAAGATAAAACACTTGGAACTGAGCAGTGCTGCAGATTGCTGTCAGTAGGGGGACCCACTGTTCAAATCCCAGTCAAAAAACATCCAAATTGGTACTGCCTGTGTCAAATTCAGTGGGATGCATCAGGAAGCACATCCGCCATACACAATTCCTGTGGCGGCCTTTACAACCAGACGTGCCGCTGTGGGGTTGGGGGGCCTCACTGCCTGCACTGCCGTGTCAACTTTCCACCAAAAGTGGGTATTAATAGACTATAAAAGTGGTCATGATTGTACAGCCCAGAAATCCTCggggcagagggaaaaaaaaaagcttaaccaTTTGGTCGCCTTTTTTCCCGGCCCTTGTTTTGAGGCCATTTCTTCGTAGAAAATGCCATCAAATAGTGAGGGAAGGAACTACTGTCTAATACTTTTGTGACCCTTCGACAGTCATTGAAGCCCCTGAGGTCCTCCAACCTCAAGCCCTTCGTCATTTTCATTGCGCCTCCTTCTCAAGAAAGACTGCGCACCCTGCTGGCTAGTGAGAGAAAAACACCCAAGGTACGATATATAGTCTCCCGGTCAGGTTCATGCAGATGACCTGAAGATCGATTGACTTGATATTAAATCTTAAACTCAAATTCACCTTCTGTGTCCCGCACAGCCGGAGGAGCTCAAGGAAGTCATCGAGAAGGCTCGCGAGATGGAGCAGGACTTCGGCCATGTTTTTGACGCCACAGTCGTGAACGTTGCGCCAAACGAGGCTTTCTTTGAAGTGCGCAAACTCATCGAGAAGCTGGACACAGAGCCTCAGTGGGTGCCCACCTCCTGGCTCTGCTGAGCTCCTCTGGAGGAGCACATGGACGTTGTGGAAGCCTCCAGTTGAAGGACAGGtgcaatatttttcatttgcacATTTCCTCAGAAATGGACTCGGGTTTCTTACAATTCTTTGTATGTCTACTTTGTTCATCCCCTCCTCCCAACTTTAGCCGTTTATGAAGCATAGACGTAgctgaatatttatatttgtacaTACAAATTCTCTGTGAAAGATGTAAACATCTTACTCCAAAATTGTATGTCTATAATgggagcgtcaaaatgatatgcCGTAACAATTTAAGAGTCTGCAGTTCCATTTGATAATAGATGtgcggggtttttttccttATCGCAATcagtattataattattattattattgtattttgcTTGATCTCATTTATCTTTTATTGAAAGCCCTCAAACCAAACTTGTATATAATGACTGGTTATCATTAAACAGTAtattataaaatacaatacaatacatgctgatttatatagcgctttcacaacagcggcagctgtaacaaagcgcttaacaaaacagttaacataaagtaaaataataaacaacacataacataaaacacggacagtcgtgcagtcctaaccacttttccgtcactgcaaacccccctccccaccaccacccttaACACAAATAAGCCCGTTATTCATACCTGTCCACAATGTGGGAAAGGCAACAGTGTGGTGCAAAATCTCCGCCACGATTCAGGTGAGGTCCCAAAAGAGAAGAGTGCCGAGACTCACTTATTTTGGACACTAGCAGCAATTCTCTCACACTGGCCAGGAGATGGCGACAAGGCAGCGGTTACCGTACTTTGTGGCATGTGATTTTTGGATAAAATGTAATAAACCATTTCTCCGGCAAGCCAAAGCAGTCATGATGACCGGTCACCAGGTGGCGATAGTGTGCAAAGCGCAAATAAATGAGCAGAAAATATTGGCTTGGATTGCTGGATGTCATGTCTGCCCTGCGAGTGATTTGGTGAAGGGGCACGAGGGGATTCGTCAAGTGTGTTGCACAGGTGCGGCAAGATGGCGACCATGCACGTGGCCGTTTCTCAGATGAGTGAGCACACTCGAAACTCGCCTGACCCGAAGAGATCTACCCCCCAGGTCACTCCTTCCAATCACAAATCACGTGGCAGGGTCAGCCTTCAGCCATTATCAACAAAGCATCTTGAAACATTTGTGACTGtgtgtatcgtaaggcgttttaacgaCCAAGTAGAGTATGCcggttttagctgaaaaaagacAATCAtttatagtaaggagtttttcacccccccccccccccgccccccaaaacaaGCATATACAGAAAGGTGTTTTTCgcatgcaaaaaacaccttactgtatagtaaggcatttttaaccccccacaaacccgaccatgtatagtaagacgtttttagtgaaaaaaaaatgaccatgtatagtcagacgtttttagccccaaaaaacgaccatctataggaaggcctttttagccccaaaaacgaccatgtatcataAGACGttttttgcaggaaaaaaaaaacgaccatgtatagtaaggcatttttagctgacaaaaacaaccatgtatagtcagccgtttttatcccccaaaaacgaccatatatatatatagtcatgcgtttttacagttttttggcaaaaaaaaaacaaaacgcccgTGAATAGTACCGGTAAGTCCttttttgctggaaaaaaatgaccatgtttagtaaggcgttttaagctggaaaaaaaacaccacgtatagtcaggcgttttaaGCTGAAAAAACTACCACGTATAGTCGGGCGTTTTtaccagaaaaaaacgaccatgtatattaaggcgttttgagcccaaaaaaacgaccatgtctagtcaggcgttttgagcccaaaaaaacgaccatgtatagtaaggtgttttttgccgaaagAAAACGACAAAGTATAGTAAAGCCTtttcagcccgaaaaaaaacgacataatacagtaaggcgtttttggcccgaaaaaacgacatagtatagtaaggcgtttttaggccgaaaaaaacgacatagtagtaaggcattttcggcccgaaaaaaacgacatagtatagtaaggcgtttttgagcagaaaaaaacgacatagtatagtaaggcgtttttggcccgaaaaaaaacgacagcatagtaaggcgtttttggcccgaaaaaaacgacatagtatagtaaagcatttttgagccgaaaaaaatgacatcgttTCGtagggcgtttttggcccgaaaaaaacgacatagtatagcaaggcgtttttgagccggaaaaaatgacatcgTTTCGtagggcgtttttggcctgaaaaaaaagacatagtatagtaagtcgttttt contains the following coding sequences:
- the pals1b gene encoding MAGUK p55 subfamily member 5b translates to MITSHMNGYVQEGAAQAIGHRERAVDCPGDESCLVQPVHCSAQMERIQHYQDELRKRREEDGRGRHDIDPDASLRLKKLAQNLKVGVDNPTFEGKENATKDAHSQVPLAELEELLQAVKWAQQCLTDAQSQQDAELLLQLLAKDDFKCAYSIYTVVSQKMNRVTPTSPLTVQAQELCLEVQKILQSNQQREGLELRALLTNPHLQALMQAHDSLAVQEMAEDNVIQYFGETVKMVRLHKTRDTPLGATVRNDMDSVVVSRVVKGGTAERSGLLNEGDEILEINGVSVRGKHVNEVHDLLQQMHGTLTFLLIPSAQIKPALHRQTVMHVRAYFDYDPSDDPFVPCRELGLAFQKGDILHVISQDDPNWWQAYRDGDEENQLLAGLVPGKCFQQQRETLKRTPPDRSREQQGKRWYVKKNKKPKKKSTSPLSKNTEPDEVLTYEEMSLYHQPANRKRPIALIAPTNSGHDELRRRLLAVEPDKFAVAVPHTTRSPRIHERNGREYHFVSRQGFEADLSAGKFIESGEYEKNLYGTSTDSVRHVVNSGRICLLCLHTRSLKPLRSSNLKPFVIFIAPPSQERLRTLLASERKTPKPEELKEVIEKAREMEQDFGHVFDATVVNVAPNEAFFEVRKLIEKLDTEPQWVPTSWLC